From one Phocaeicola salanitronis DSM 18170 genomic stretch:
- the tnpC gene encoding IS66 family transposase, whose translation MIELQHIIDSKRELLSRETYSRNPINYSEGMADDQKDRYIQYLAEQNQNLRLTNDAMKLVLEDFMVQMKELKDQVSSMQSKQSDLENRLSEERKLRQSAERKAKAFQERLDFANQERFGDRRQRIHSKAEKSASDRQKEKDDYDGTDDTLRTDSVDNNESRNEPALPKKERDLGNRPDGYKTMGVSGEVVEHPSDLTKVPGRIIERRMVRVFSFRTFLTEECFEMVHYAEPGKKPKWGYFPSEGHPEVVTKFEGTKATPEFLQAIAYEVYVKNVTFGLLHQWLTDMGMTISKNTLRNWLKKGKKYLDELVRVLKSVALEKDSVVNCDETWCKVRKYDRYKKCYIWVLVNKAQKTAIFFYEDGSRGREVLTDFLGDAELKSIMSDGYNAYVFIGDELKSAQFKDTIHQVCMSHANNKFVKAGNQGGEPLAERFSKLLKWFFSKEHIYDEAGLTPEERLRERQSLETKEHLIELRSLLESELSKDSEFRSQYYTEALNYLKKFWKELFAFLDDGDLPIDNNLAERTIRKLTTQRNNSLHYGSDAGAEMAATYHSVIGTVKLHGSSVWNFIGTFFKNIFNGCRDYVNMVPDKITLATGQC comes from the coding sequence ATGATCGAACTGCAACATATAATAGACTCAAAAAGGGAATTGTTGAGTAGGGAAACCTACTCACGGAACCCTATAAATTATAGTGAAGGTATGGCAGACGATCAAAAAGACCGGTACATACAATACCTTGCTGAGCAGAATCAGAACCTCAGGTTGACAAATGACGCCATGAAGCTTGTCTTGGAGGATTTCATGGTTCAGATGAAGGAACTGAAGGATCAGGTGTCCTCCATGCAATCGAAACAGTCCGATTTGGAAAACCGGTTATCAGAAGAGCGCAAGCTTCGCCAATCGGCTGAACGGAAGGCAAAGGCTTTTCAGGAAAGACTTGATTTTGCCAATCAGGAACGTTTTGGAGACAGGCGTCAAAGGATACACTCCAAGGCAGAAAAGAGTGCTTCTGACCGGCAAAAGGAGAAAGATGATTATGACGGTACGGACGATACACTCCGTACGGATTCTGTAGACAATAACGAATCCCGGAATGAGCCGGCCCTTCCCAAAAAGGAACGTGACCTGGGCAATCGTCCCGACGGGTATAAAACGATGGGAGTGTCCGGAGAAGTGGTAGAGCATCCGTCAGATCTGACAAAGGTTCCCGGACGTATCATTGAAAGAAGGATGGTACGTGTATTCAGTTTCCGTACCTTCCTTACGGAAGAATGTTTTGAGATGGTCCATTATGCAGAGCCTGGCAAAAAGCCGAAATGGGGTTATTTCCCCTCTGAAGGCCATCCGGAGGTGGTAACTAAGTTTGAGGGGACTAAAGCCACTCCTGAATTTCTGCAGGCCATCGCCTATGAAGTTTATGTAAAGAATGTGACCTTCGGCCTTCTGCACCAATGGCTGACGGATATGGGAATGACCATTTCTAAAAACACCTTACGCAACTGGCTTAAGAAAGGCAAGAAATACCTTGATGAACTGGTTCGTGTATTGAAGTCCGTTGCCTTGGAAAAGGACTCGGTTGTGAACTGCGATGAGACCTGGTGCAAGGTGCGCAAATATGACCGTTATAAGAAGTGTTATATCTGGGTATTGGTCAACAAGGCTCAGAAAACAGCCATTTTCTTCTATGAGGATGGCTCCCGCGGCCGTGAGGTGCTTACGGATTTTCTGGGTGATGCGGAATTGAAGAGTATCATGTCCGACGGCTACAATGCTTATGTTTTTATCGGTGATGAGTTGAAATCGGCTCAGTTTAAGGATACTATCCATCAGGTTTGTATGTCCCATGCGAATAATAAGTTCGTTAAAGCCGGTAATCAAGGAGGCGAACCGCTGGCCGAACGTTTTTCAAAGCTTTTAAAGTGGTTCTTTTCTAAAGAACATATTTATGATGAAGCCGGTCTTACTCCGGAAGAGAGACTGCGGGAAAGGCAAAGCCTGGAAACGAAGGAACACCTGATAGAATTGCGCAGCCTGTTGGAGAGTGAACTGTCAAAGGATTCGGAATTCAGAAGCCAGTATTATACAGAAGCTCTTAATTACTTGAAGAAGTTTTGGAAGGAACTATTTGCTTTTCTGGACGATGGGGATCTTCCGATAGACAACAATCTGGCAGAACGGACCATCCGGAAGCTGACTACCCAACGCAACAATTCACTTCATTACGGTAGTGATGCAGGCGCTGAGATGGCTGCGACTTACCATAGTGTAATAGGAACGGTAAAGCTTCATGGCAGTTCTGTCTGGAACTTCATCGGAACTTTTTTCAAAAATATCTTTAACGGGTGCAGGGATTATGTTAACATGGTTCCTGATAAAATCACTTTGGCTACCGGCCAATGTTAA
- a CDS encoding DEAD/DEAH box helicase, translating to MSQEVKDFQRATANRILHIYKELGHRRVLLADEVGLGKTFVAKQVINLVREWHKQNKDDFFKVVYICSNANIADQNIEKLGVENRMSISESRLSMQHLYIKLAEKRITEQHEQGEMPESIIPLTPSTSFRFYSAQGTANERALMCDILCGLTQFKGYKEVISDFLSCKVKNWQELTNIYNEKIKGCGDDYLCEMHGKLQTILSDSIINQLIEYAQNGCDNRQRADMINKLRRIFAEISIDMLDPDLVIMDEFQRFNSLLEQGNDEQSMLANKFFDDKRSNTKILLLSATPYKPYSTLEELNTNGNDEHYQDFMKVMDFLYATKDKADRFKLIWHTYSAALKRTDVVDLTPLVSAKNEAEEALYGVMCRTERFNSGIIDDSRVSDVQVMTEDILSFAEGQHLMDCLSHENTRVRLGNLPMEYVKSSPYLLSFMDKYELKKRIVSALSHSDVKRYGKIDALLLSRYAINNYRPIPAANGKLKYLHDLVFGARHEKKAQLLLWVPASNPYYKAGGMFESNEARNFSKIILFSSWEMVPRMISIMMSYYSELYTFGELKKTEPEIRYTSQKKNRYGENRLRADGILEYPCKTLAGLFSPTIFYGEKLSSIRKIIKQRIQEEFMQNSLIRTLPQQGRNNARLVLTLMKILDGKPVEDLTGLYVPSNALDVMTDIAIASPAVCAYRQSGNEEDAQMVAKAVVSVFNKPESAAVIDLIYNKKNDDDYYESVLDYCAMGNLQAVLDEYLHMTQTENKKLGQVVTDAIIGTSNLSIDTTDSLGKEEKKQLMRCHFAIPFIDKTVTDKSVARTTNIRKAFNSPFRPFLLSTTSIGQEGLDFHWYARKIVHWNLPSNPVDLEQREGRINRFKCLAIRRNVVKLYASETYHTWDELFSMAYSNLKGMHSDIVPYWCLPVAELTEEQRAKLEYIERIVPLYPLSRDRYKYERLIKVLALYRMTLGQPRQEELLSLLRNMHLSDEQLKELTIDLCPYNKN from the coding sequence ATGAGTCAGGAAGTAAAAGATTTTCAGCGTGCCACCGCAAATCGTATCCTGCATATCTATAAAGAATTAGGCCACCGTCGGGTATTGCTCGCTGATGAAGTGGGACTGGGCAAAACGTTCGTGGCCAAACAAGTCATCAACCTGGTTCGTGAATGGCACAAACAGAATAAGGATGACTTCTTTAAGGTGGTTTATATCTGTTCGAATGCCAACATAGCCGACCAGAACATTGAAAAATTAGGGGTTGAAAATCGGATGAGCATCAGTGAGAGTCGTCTGTCAATGCAGCATCTTTATATCAAATTGGCTGAGAAACGGATTACAGAACAGCATGAACAGGGAGAAATGCCTGAATCAATCATTCCGCTGACTCCTTCCACTTCCTTCCGTTTCTACAGTGCGCAAGGAACGGCCAATGAACGTGCCTTGATGTGTGATATCTTATGCGGACTGACTCAATTCAAAGGGTATAAGGAAGTTATCAGTGATTTTCTTAGCTGTAAAGTAAAAAACTGGCAGGAGCTTACGAACATTTATAACGAAAAAATCAAAGGATGCGGAGATGATTATCTTTGTGAGATGCATGGTAAGTTACAGACTATTTTGTCAGACAGTATCATCAATCAACTGATTGAGTATGCACAGAATGGTTGTGACAATCGTCAGCGGGCAGACATGATTAACAAGCTGCGTCGTATTTTCGCAGAAATCAGTATAGACATGCTCGATCCGGACTTGGTCATCATGGATGAGTTTCAACGCTTCAATTCACTGCTTGAACAAGGCAATGACGAGCAATCCATGCTAGCCAACAAATTCTTTGACGACAAACGCTCCAATACAAAAATTCTGTTGCTTTCCGCTACGCCCTACAAACCTTATTCCACCCTTGAGGAGCTGAACACGAATGGGAATGACGAACATTATCAGGACTTTATGAAAGTAATGGATTTTCTATATGCTACAAAAGATAAAGCCGACCGGTTCAAGTTGATATGGCACACCTATTCTGCCGCGCTGAAACGCACGGATGTGGTTGATTTGACACCACTTGTGTCTGCCAAGAACGAAGCGGAAGAGGCTCTGTATGGAGTGATGTGCCGTACGGAACGGTTCAACAGTGGCATTATAGACGATTCCCGCGTAAGTGATGTGCAGGTCATGACGGAAGATATCCTTTCGTTTGCGGAGGGGCAGCATCTGATGGATTGTCTGAGTCATGAAAATACGAGAGTACGTTTGGGAAATCTTCCCATGGAATACGTCAAATCTTCCCCCTATTTGTTGTCCTTTATGGATAAATACGAACTGAAGAAGCGAATTGTTTCGGCATTATCACATTCAGATGTAAAAAGATATGGGAAAATAGACGCATTGCTTCTATCGAGGTATGCCATCAACAATTATCGTCCCATCCCTGCTGCCAATGGGAAATTAAAGTATCTCCACGACCTCGTATTTGGAGCACGTCATGAGAAGAAAGCACAGTTGTTACTTTGGGTTCCTGCCTCCAATCCATACTATAAAGCCGGAGGTATGTTCGAGAGTAACGAAGCCCGCAACTTCTCCAAGATTATCCTATTCTCTTCATGGGAAATGGTACCGAGAATGATTTCCATCATGATGTCATATTATTCGGAGTTATATACTTTTGGAGAATTAAAGAAAACAGAACCAGAGATACGCTATACCTCTCAAAAGAAGAACCGTTACGGTGAGAATCGTTTAAGAGCCGACGGAATATTAGAGTATCCTTGCAAAACTTTGGCTGGACTTTTCTCTCCTACTATATTTTATGGAGAGAAACTTTCCTCAATCCGGAAAATTATCAAACAGAGAATTCAAGAAGAATTTATGCAGAATTCGCTTATACGTACCCTTCCACAACAAGGGCGAAACAACGCCAGACTTGTTCTTACGCTCATGAAAATACTGGATGGAAAGCCAGTAGAAGATTTGACCGGCTTGTATGTACCTTCAAATGCATTGGATGTGATGACGGACATTGCCATCGCTTCACCGGCGGTATGTGCTTATCGGCAATCTGGCAATGAAGAAGATGCCCAGATGGTGGCCAAAGCAGTAGTCTCTGTATTCAACAAGCCTGAAAGTGCAGCTGTGATAGACTTGATATACAATAAAAAGAACGATGATGATTATTACGAATCAGTCCTTGATTATTGTGCGATGGGGAATCTGCAGGCTGTACTTGATGAATATCTGCACATGACACAAACAGAGAATAAAAAACTGGGACAAGTAGTCACAGATGCCATTATCGGCACAAGCAATCTCAGCATAGACACCACTGATTCTTTGGGTAAGGAAGAGAAAAAACAACTGATGCGTTGCCACTTTGCTATCCCATTTATTGATAAGACAGTCACAGACAAATCTGTCGCACGTACCACCAATATCCGTAAGGCATTCAATTCTCCTTTCCGTCCATTCCTGCTTTCCACAACCTCTATCGGCCAGGAAGGTCTTGATTTTCATTGGTATGCCAGAAAGATTGTTCACTGGAACCTTCCTTCCAATCCTGTGGATCTGGAGCAACGTGAAGGTCGTATCAACCGCTTTAAGTGCCTGGCCATTCGTAGAAATGTGGTAAAATTATATGCCAGTGAGACTTATCATACTTGGGATGAATTGTTCTCTATGGCCTATTCAAATTTGAAAGGTATGCATTCGGACATTGTTCCTTATTGGTGTCTCCCTGTAGCAGAACTGACGGAAGAACAACGGGCAAAATTGGAATACATAGAACGTATTGTTCCGCTTTATCCGCTCAGTCGTGACCGATATAAGTACGAACGTCTTATTAAGGTGCTTGCCTTGTATCGCATGACACTGGGGCAGCCACGCCAAGAAGAACTGTTGAGCCTTTTGAGAAATATGCATCTCTCGGATGAACAGCTCAAAGAACTGACAATTGATTTATGTCCATACAATAAAAATTAA
- a CDS encoding phospholipase D family protein, with translation MADALWNDIVYTDVLQSDGFVIDYAVCTTYSLDMPSLLSVPFMLGTMTDLTETAMRSPHLILETINQSAGKFAVFCNAGCMSVPQANSKVYSLLEQSVVQITLQAKGGGFVNFHPKVWLIKETNPDTGAQQIKLIVLSRNLTGSNDLDVVCELIGKIGAKPATREAQVKHAPLVDFLTWLIAKADNRTIRKNMRSLCKDIDSIERFDLTDSPFEDYEFFPMGIPRYDGYTKCFEQSMLNHAVEMLVISPFVDKNILNQMVSCSPGAKKTLITRQASVTQEVINLFNDGVYAPKEVLTDKVEKDVAVDLHEKVYFVRRYEGNLSYNHLYLGSTNATMNGFGRNVEFLLHLKFAPYKSSYEKYRSELINDSKECMFEQVISVPEEDGGKEDVTNELMLRRAISAIQQAQVTSDDGGYTITIQCLTHKIPSEPVFLCPLGCDGKEQILTDDLTFKEIPLDSLTEFYTIRIGDLRRLIKIQTEGIAVEERDKAIFRSFINTKGKFINYLAFMLTDEVEPYILESQQLEKELANDNTSSLEQQISTSLYEDMVKMAYKDPDRIASIRQIVEKADETVIPDHFMEMYNTFENVLKQIKRL, from the coding sequence ATGGCTGATGCATTATGGAATGACATTGTCTATACGGATGTGTTGCAAAGCGATGGTTTTGTGATAGATTATGCGGTTTGTACTACCTACAGTCTGGACATGCCTTCCCTATTGTCGGTTCCTTTTATGTTGGGTACGATGACCGATTTGACGGAAACGGCCATGCGCTCTCCTCACCTGATACTGGAGACGATCAATCAATCGGCTGGCAAGTTTGCCGTTTTCTGCAATGCCGGATGTATGTCGGTACCGCAGGCCAATTCCAAAGTGTATTCACTCCTGGAGCAGAGCGTTGTACAGATAACACTGCAAGCAAAAGGGGGTGGTTTCGTCAATTTTCATCCTAAAGTATGGCTCATCAAAGAAACGAACCCAGACACCGGTGCCCAGCAAATCAAACTGATTGTCCTTTCCCGTAACCTTACCGGTTCCAACGACCTGGACGTGGTATGTGAACTTATTGGTAAAATCGGTGCCAAACCGGCCACCCGAGAAGCGCAAGTCAAGCATGCACCGCTTGTAGACTTCCTCACATGGTTAATCGCAAAAGCCGATAACCGTACTATCCGTAAAAATATGCGTTCACTCTGTAAGGACATTGACAGCATTGAACGATTTGACCTTACCGATTCTCCTTTTGAGGATTACGAGTTTTTCCCTATGGGGATACCTAGATATGATGGATATACAAAGTGCTTTGAACAAAGTATGCTGAATCATGCGGTAGAAATGCTGGTCATCTCCCCTTTCGTGGACAAGAATATCTTGAATCAGATGGTCAGTTGCAGTCCAGGTGCTAAAAAGACACTCATCACACGACAGGCTTCGGTTACGCAAGAAGTCATAAACTTGTTTAATGACGGTGTCTACGCTCCCAAGGAAGTACTGACCGACAAGGTGGAAAAAGATGTGGCTGTCGACTTGCACGAGAAAGTGTATTTCGTACGCCGGTACGAAGGCAATCTTAGTTATAATCATCTATATCTCGGTTCTACCAATGCTACTATGAATGGATTCGGGCGGAATGTGGAGTTTTTGCTGCACCTGAAGTTCGCCCCTTACAAATCCTCGTATGAAAAATACCGAAGTGAACTGATTAACGACAGTAAGGAATGTATGTTCGAGCAGGTCATTTCGGTACCAGAGGAAGACGGTGGAAAAGAGGATGTCACCAACGAATTGATGTTGCGTCGTGCGATTTCGGCCATTCAGCAGGCACAAGTTACGTCTGATGACGGAGGCTATACTATTACCATTCAATGCCTGACTCACAAGATACCTTCGGAGCCTGTTTTTCTTTGTCCTTTAGGATGTGATGGTAAAGAACAAATTTTGACTGACGACTTGACATTTAAAGAGATACCACTGGATTCATTGACAGAATTCTATACAATACGAATTGGGGACTTGCGCCGTCTGATAAAAATACAGACGGAAGGAATAGCAGTCGAAGAACGGGACAAAGCGATATTCCGTTCCTTTATCAATACGAAAGGAAAGTTCATCAACTATTTGGCATTCATGCTGACAGATGAGGTGGAACCGTATATATTGGAAAGCCAGCAACTGGAAAAGGAGCTGGCCAATGATAACACGTCCTCTCTGGAACAGCAAATCAGCACCTCACTTTATGAGGACATGGTGAAAATGGCCTATAAAGACCCTGACCGCATCGCTTCTATCCGGCAAATTGTTGAGAAAGCAGACGAGACGGTCATCCCGGACCATTTCATGGAGATGTATAACACATTTGAAAACGTTCTTAAACAAATCAAACGCTTATGA
- a CDS encoding DUF6361 family protein yields the protein MKLGYIHSNREEQTRVMQVLKMTSESVALDELGIGRIRDAFADRMFPGISTLQKHMKYFSLMPQLYRKATEKRYNRLSEVKAEIIRLERIMTKNLYEGSADKRGITGSEIIGKNTNSYVKYDPAYIYNSGLQTFGILRSPQLYELIYYTSKTLHNGPKVTKTDDEDTNDDADEKSGLFQFCAFPNVDYDFTQKCTLDLTVEDKDFIVDHILNAETCQGTLLRYIVDHPDFVIADSFEQIPSRQLPQEIGELQDLARRFADFIYMVHIRYNYIYSKYQDEEMRTKFLEKLEEYRNSGTDIDEVLNAVSIRENSGKWFCKEIAERIAANDIEEDGGLDQLIINRERRVKGNRRKIGNPAYIYDKKNRIHYYKLTYRWETVKTFAEELRKEAVNG from the coding sequence ATGAAATTAGGATATATACACAGCAACCGAGAAGAACAAACCCGAGTCATGCAAGTATTGAAAATGACTTCGGAATCTGTAGCCCTCGACGAACTCGGCATTGGCCGTATCCGTGATGCCTTCGCGGACCGTATGTTCCCCGGAATATCTACCCTGCAAAAGCACATGAAATATTTCTCGCTCATGCCGCAACTCTATCGCAAGGCAACCGAAAAACGATATAACCGTTTGTCGGAGGTGAAAGCGGAAATTATCCGGCTGGAACGCATCATGACAAAGAATCTTTACGAAGGCAGTGCGGACAAACGAGGCATCACGGGAAGTGAGATAATTGGTAAAAATACAAACAGTTATGTAAAATATGATCCGGCATACATCTACAATTCAGGATTGCAGACTTTTGGCATCTTACGCAGTCCACAGTTGTATGAATTAATCTATTACACTTCAAAGACCTTGCACAATGGGCCTAAGGTAACCAAGACAGATGACGAAGATACGAATGATGATGCAGATGAGAAGTCTGGCTTGTTCCAGTTCTGCGCTTTCCCTAATGTGGATTATGATTTTACCCAGAAATGTACATTAGACCTGACCGTAGAGGATAAAGACTTCATTGTGGACCACATTCTGAACGCAGAAACATGTCAAGGTACCTTATTACGTTACATCGTAGATCATCCTGACTTTGTGATAGCCGATAGTTTTGAACAGATTCCCTCCCGCCAGTTGCCGCAGGAGATTGGAGAACTGCAAGACCTGGCCCGACGTTTCGCTGATTTTATATATATGGTACACATCCGATATAACTATATCTATTCGAAATATCAGGATGAAGAAATGCGAACTAAGTTTCTGGAGAAACTCGAAGAATACCGGAATAGTGGTACAGATATAGACGAAGTACTGAATGCCGTAAGTATACGGGAGAACAGTGGAAAATGGTTCTGCAAAGAGATTGCGGAACGCATTGCAGCCAATGACATTGAAGAAGATGGAGGTTTGGATCAGTTGATTATCAACCGGGAACGAAGAGTAAAGGGAAATCGCAGAAAAATAGGAAATCCTGCATATATTTACGACAAGAAGAACCGCATACACTACTATAAACTCACCTACCGATGGGAAACGGTAAAGACCTTTGCCGAGGAATTAAGAAAGGAGGCGGTCAATGGCTGA
- a CDS encoding AAA domain-containing protein yields MNPYQYMIIDLERRGDKQMFVTERVSSIYQNKNGLWTVQFSSSPRVFNYNPSRLLYLTHPDTINLGEKGLYINNKHINNVTELLRFTDGRYIFYRVTYDNGYYENLEGNEVYITRTPIDKNGGSIWDYLRKLADETGLIAEKDDESILSKQYELVDVKRDNVPLAQYLGDKTKLATYPMPKQVYYPFGCNASQKAAVEAALTHQVSIIQGPPGTGKTQTILNIIANLLMKGKTILVVSNNNSAVENVAEKLKGEGLGFLVAQLGSVQNKETFIANQPEYPTMTDWKLEEQTTTKNLAKDSLQAVSQGFDGQLRQAKLKAEYDALLKESKYNEMREDNHTEDEWLNGKPSTKLMKLLNRYQMMVENGHKPGLWFRLQWAFSLGTKILTFLNRKAIDVIHSLESAYYFSRKTELEQELESIASALQSIDIQKSMKELRSSSLQLLKDKIAKRYNTGQRKKFTIKDIKPRTEEFMKEYPVVLSTTYSAKSCISKDLVFDYVIMDEASQVDIKTGALALSCAMNAVIVGDDKQLPNVVSREEELALKAIQTTYQVDDRYNAVTHSFLQSCVEIFRDAPVTLLREHYRCHPKIIEFCNQRFYNGELVAMTTDEGEKDVLQVMRTVPGNHARGHFNQREIDVITQEVLPECAESESIGIITPYRAQAEAINKTIGKDIASTVHKYQGRECDTIIMSMVDNSPTEFSDDANLLNVAISRAKTKLCLVTNGNEMPEDSNLSQLISYIQYNNFEVKSSKLHSVFDLLYQQYTAERLAYETAHPAVSEHLSENLIYNILLKAIAELGLPHTGVLCHYPLSRLIADWNQLEDKEKAFAESPFSHVDFLLYNSLTKQPICAIEVDGWHFHKENGAQQSRDALKDQIFTNIGLRLLRISTTDTVNQETIKKSLLAIL; encoded by the coding sequence ATGAACCCATACCAATACATGATTATAGATTTAGAGAGACGCGGTGACAAGCAAATGTTTGTCACCGAACGTGTTTCTTCTATTTATCAAAACAAGAATGGACTTTGGACTGTTCAGTTTTCGTCATCACCACGTGTATTCAATTACAATCCGTCACGTTTACTTTATCTAACACATCCTGATACAATCAATCTTGGAGAAAAAGGGCTATACATCAATAATAAACACATTAACAATGTTACAGAATTACTACGTTTTACAGATGGTCGCTACATTTTTTATCGAGTGACCTATGACAATGGCTACTATGAGAATCTAGAAGGAAACGAGGTCTATATTACCCGTACCCCGATTGACAAAAATGGAGGTTCTATTTGGGATTATCTTCGCAAACTGGCTGATGAAACAGGACTGATTGCGGAAAAAGATGATGAAAGTATTCTATCCAAACAATATGAATTGGTAGATGTGAAGCGTGACAATGTTCCCTTGGCTCAATACCTAGGTGACAAAACAAAATTGGCAACTTACCCCATGCCCAAACAAGTCTATTATCCGTTTGGATGCAATGCCAGCCAAAAAGCGGCCGTAGAAGCAGCATTGACACATCAGGTAAGCATTATTCAGGGACCTCCGGGAACCGGTAAGACACAGACGATACTGAATATCATTGCCAATCTGCTGATGAAAGGTAAAACGATATTAGTCGTATCAAACAATAACTCGGCTGTAGAGAATGTAGCTGAGAAGCTAAAGGGAGAAGGACTTGGCTTCCTTGTGGCCCAACTGGGCAGTGTACAAAACAAAGAAACATTCATCGCCAACCAGCCAGAGTATCCTACTATGACAGATTGGAAGCTAGAAGAACAAACAACTACAAAGAATCTGGCGAAAGACTCACTTCAAGCCGTTTCACAAGGATTTGATGGACAACTCCGGCAGGCCAAACTAAAGGCAGAATATGATGCCCTATTAAAAGAATCGAAATACAACGAAATGCGGGAAGACAACCATACAGAAGATGAATGGTTGAATGGCAAACCATCGACTAAACTTATGAAATTGCTCAACCGCTATCAGATGATGGTTGAGAACGGACATAAGCCAGGTTTATGGTTTAGATTGCAATGGGCTTTTTCATTAGGAACTAAAATATTGACATTTTTAAATAGAAAAGCAATAGATGTCATACACAGTTTGGAGTCGGCCTATTACTTTTCTCGAAAAACAGAATTAGAGCAAGAGCTGGAATCGATTGCTTCGGCACTCCAAAGCATAGATATCCAGAAGAGTATGAAAGAACTTCGCTCCTCTTCTCTGCAACTATTGAAGGATAAGATTGCTAAACGGTATAATACCGGACAAAGGAAAAAATTTACGATCAAGGATATTAAGCCCAGAACAGAAGAGTTCATGAAAGAATATCCGGTTGTGCTCAGTACCACTTATTCGGCCAAAAGCTGTATAAGTAAAGACCTGGTATTTGACTATGTGATTATGGACGAAGCTTCACAAGTGGATATTAAGACGGGGGCTCTGGCTCTATCATGTGCCATGAACGCCGTGATTGTGGGTGACGATAAACAGTTACCCAATGTGGTAAGCCGAGAAGAAGAATTGGCGTTGAAGGCTATTCAGACCACATATCAAGTGGACGACCGATACAATGCTGTCACACACAGTTTCCTACAATCGTGCGTAGAAATATTTCGAGATGCGCCAGTAACACTGCTTAGAGAACATTATCGTTGCCATCCGAAAATCATAGAGTTCTGTAATCAGCGCTTTTACAATGGAGAACTAGTTGCCATGACTACAGACGAAGGAGAAAAAGATGTATTGCAAGTGATGCGAACTGTACCCGGCAACCATGCCAGAGGACATTTCAACCAACGTGAAATAGATGTCATTACGCAAGAGGTGTTACCGGAATGTGCAGAGTCGGAAAGCATAGGTATTATTACTCCGTATCGGGCACAAGCTGAAGCAATCAACAAAACCATCGGAAAAGACATAGCCAGTACAGTACATAAGTACCAAGGGCGGGAATGTGACACCATCATTATGAGTATGGTAGACAACTCTCCTACCGAATTTTCGGATGACGCCAATTTGCTTAATGTGGCCATTTCACGTGCTAAGACCAAATTATGTCTGGTTACAAACGGAAATGAAATGCCAGAGGATTCCAATCTCAGCCAGCTAATCAGTTATATTCAGTACAACAATTTTGAAGTGAAATCCAGTAAATTGCATTCTGTTTTTGATTTGCTCTATCAGCAATATACAGCAGAAAGATTGGCTTACGAAACTGCTCATCCTGCCGTCTCTGAACATTTATCAGAGAATCTAATATACAATATCCTGTTAAAAGCTATTGCTGAATTAGGTTTGCCCCATACAGGAGTACTTTGTCATTATCCACTGTCCAGACTTATTGCCGACTGGAATCAACTGGAAGATAAAGAAAAAGCGTTTGCCGAAAGTCCATTCTCACATGTGGATTTTCTGCTTTATAACTCCCTGACCAAACAGCCGATCTGTGCCATAGAAGTGGACGGATGGCATTTCCATAAAGAGAATGGCGCCCAACAATCACGTGATGCGTTGAAAGATCAGATCTTCACCAACATAGGACTTCGCCTGCTTCGCATTTCTACGACAGATACAGTGAATCAGGAAACGATAAAAAAATCATTATTAGCAATTTTATGA
- a CDS encoding single-stranded DNA-binding protein — MKKIENTFTVTGFVGKDAEIRSFTSASVARFSLAVGRQEKSGDQTSRVSAFLNFEAWRKNENKGSFDYLAKGTLLTVEGYFKPERWTDKDGIEHNSITMVAVKFYPAAEKEEAPAEPAAKPKRGKK; from the coding sequence ATGAAAAAGATTGAGAACACATTCACAGTGACAGGTTTCGTAGGTAAGGACGCTGAAATCCGCAGTTTCACCAGCGCAAGTGTAGCACGTTTCTCCCTGGCCGTAGGCCGTCAGGAGAAGTCCGGCGATCAGACCAGCCGGGTGTCCGCTTTCCTGAATTTTGAGGCGTGGCGCAAAAACGAGAACAAAGGGTCTTTCGACTACCTGGCCAAAGGCACCCTGCTTACCGTGGAGGGCTATTTCAAGCCCGAAAGATGGACAGACAAAGACGGCATCGAGCATAATAGCATCACGATGGTAGCCGTCAAGTTCTACCCGGCAGCGGAAAAGGAGGAAGCCCCTGCGGAGCCGGCAGCGAAACCGAAACGGGGCAAAAAATAA